The following coding sequences are from one Haliotis asinina isolate JCU_RB_2024 chromosome 3, JCU_Hal_asi_v2, whole genome shotgun sequence window:
- the LOC137278975 gene encoding uncharacterized protein, translated as MQQRGLGDPGTFRLIRLVISSGSLPSPAAQSANGTSNPPRKFQRIRRVPNTYTESQKCCDPVSRVTSVNSITSASNVTSVSKVTSVNNITSAISRVTSVNSITSASNVTSVSRVTSVNNITSAICRVTSVNNITSASNVTSVSRVTSVNNITSASNVTSSDGSEKEVYKSL; from the exons atgcagcagagagggttgggtgatcctggcacattCAGGCTAATAAGGCTCGtcatcagctcagggtcctTGCCCTCTCCTGCAGCCCAgtcagcgaatgggacttcgaacccaccaagaaagTTCCAGAGAATACGTAGAGTCCCCAACACGTACACAGAGTCTCAGAAGTGCTGTGATCCAG TAAGTAGAGTCACCTCAGTAAATAGCATAACCTCAGCCAGTAATGTCACTTCAGTAAGTAAAGTCACCTCAGTAAATAACATAACCTCAGCCA TAAGTAGAGTCACCTCTGTAAATAGCATAACCTCAGCCAGTAATGTCACCTCAGTAAGTAGAGTCACCTCAGTAAATAACATAACCTCAGCCA TATGTAGAGTCACCTCAGTAAATAACATAACCTCAGCCAGTAATGTCACCTCAGTAAGTAGAGTCACCTCAGTAAATAACATAACCTCAGCCAGTAATGTCACCTCA AGTGATGGCAGTGAAAAGGAAGTCTACAAGTCTTTGTAA